A window of the Alphaproteobacteria bacterium genome harbors these coding sequences:
- a CDS encoding CreA family protein, with protein MALRTYLAPLFVLAAIVLSCEALADENEVGSVNTEWKLLGPDSKIVITAFDDPDIPGVACHLSRARTGGVSGMIGIAEDTSDAAIACRQVGPITLPSKMPVKKEVFDEHRSIWFKYLHVVRFYDAKHNTLVYLSYTDKVLKGSPKNSISTVPVMPWPSSTAP; from the coding sequence ATGGCCCTTCGGACATATCTCGCGCCGCTGTTCGTATTGGCGGCCATCGTGCTCTCCTGTGAAGCGCTTGCGGACGAGAACGAAGTCGGCAGTGTCAATACGGAATGGAAGCTGCTAGGCCCCGACAGCAAGATCGTCATTACCGCTTTCGATGATCCTGACATCCCTGGCGTCGCTTGCCATCTGAGCCGGGCAAGGACTGGCGGTGTGTCGGGGATGATCGGCATCGCCGAAGACACTTCCGATGCAGCGATCGCATGCCGGCAAGTGGGCCCAATCACCCTGCCGTCGAAAATGCCGGTCAAGAAGGAGGTATTCGATGAACATCGCTCGATCTGGTTCAAATACCTCCACGTCGTGCGTTTCTACGACGCCAAGCACAACACGCTCGTGTATCTAAGTTATACGGACAAGGTTCTAAAGGGCTCGCCGAAGAATTCGATCTCGACTGTGCCAGTCATGCCCTGGCCGTCCTCCACAGCACCTTGA